A window of the Kosakonia sp. BYX6 genome harbors these coding sequences:
- the cpsB gene encoding mannose-1-phosphate guanyltransferase: MSQTQLYPVVMAGGSGSRLWPLSRVLYPKQFLCLKGELTMLQTTVCRLNGVECESPVVICNEQHRFIVAEQLRQLNKLTENIILEPAGRNTAPAIALAALAVKRHNPDSDPLMLVLAADHVIQNEDAFRASVRDAMPYAEAGKLVTFGIVPDLPETGYGYIRRGEVTAGQVDAVAFEVAQFVEKPNLETAQGYVASGEYYWNSGMFLFSAGRYLEELQKYRPDILEACEKAMEATDPDMDFIRVDEEAFLACPEESIDYAVMERTADAVVVPMDAGWSDVGSWSSLWEISQHTPEGNVHHGDVISHKTENSYVYAESGLVTTVGVKDLVVVQTKDAVLIADRNSVQDVKKVVEQIKADGRHEHHIHREVYRPWGKYDSIDAGDRYQVKRITVKPGEGLSVQMHHHRAEHWVVVAGTAKVTIDDDVKLLGENESIYIPLGARHCLENPGKIPLDLIEVRSGSYLEEDDIVRFADRYGRI; this comes from the coding sequence ATGAGTCAAACACAACTTTATCCGGTCGTGATGGCCGGGGGCTCGGGCAGCCGTCTGTGGCCACTGTCTCGCGTGCTTTACCCTAAACAGTTTCTCTGCCTGAAGGGCGAGCTCACCATGCTGCAAACCACGGTTTGCCGCCTGAACGGTGTCGAGTGTGAAAGCCCGGTGGTGATTTGTAATGAACAGCACCGTTTTATCGTCGCAGAACAACTGCGCCAGCTGAATAAGCTGACTGAAAACATCATTCTTGAACCGGCGGGGCGTAACACCGCGCCGGCGATTGCGCTGGCGGCACTGGCCGTTAAACGCCACAACCCGGACAGCGATCCGCTGATGTTGGTGCTGGCGGCGGACCACGTTATCCAGAACGAAGACGCTTTCCGCGCCTCTGTGCGTGATGCCATGCCGTACGCGGAAGCGGGCAAATTGGTGACTTTCGGCATTGTGCCGGATCTGCCGGAAACCGGTTATGGCTATATCCGCCGTGGCGAAGTGACGGCCGGCCAGGTCGACGCGGTCGCCTTCGAAGTGGCGCAGTTCGTGGAAAAACCGAACCTGGAAACCGCGCAAGGTTATGTAGCGAGCGGTGAATATTACTGGAACAGCGGCATGTTCCTGTTCAGCGCAGGTCGCTACCTGGAAGAGTTGCAGAAATACCGTCCGGACATTCTTGAAGCCTGCGAAAAAGCGATGGAAGCCACCGACCCGGATATGGACTTTATCCGCGTTGATGAAGAAGCCTTCCTCGCCTGCCCGGAAGAGTCCATTGACTATGCCGTCATGGAAAGAACCGCCGATGCGGTCGTGGTGCCGATGGACGCAGGCTGGAGCGATGTCGGTTCCTGGTCTTCGCTGTGGGAAATCAGCCAGCACACGCCGGAGGGAAACGTCCATCACGGCGACGTTATCAGCCATAAAACCGAGAACAGCTATGTTTATGCGGAATCCGGGCTGGTGACGACGGTCGGCGTGAAAGATTTAGTGGTCGTGCAGACCAAAGATGCCGTGCTGATTGCCGATCGCAATTCGGTGCAGGACGTGAAGAAAGTGGTGGAGCAGATCAAAGCCGACGGGCGCCATGAGCACCATATTCACCGCGAAGTGTACCGTCCGTGGGGCAAATATGACTCCATCGACGCGGGCGACCGTTACCAGGTGAAACGCATCACCGTGAAACCGGGCGAAGGGCTGTCCGTGCAGATGCATCATCACCGTGCAGAACATTGGGTTGTTGTGGCGGGGACCGCGAAGGTCACCATCGACGATGACGTCAAGCTGCTCGGTGAAAACGAATCTATCTATATTCCGCTTGGCGCGCGCCACTGCCTGGAAAACCCAGGAAAAATTCCGCTCGACTTGATCGAGGTGCGCTCCGGCTCGTACCTGGAAGAGGACGACATTGTGCGGTTTGCGGATCGTTACGGGCGTATTTGA